The following coding sequences lie in one Atribacteraceae bacterium genomic window:
- a CDS encoding uroporphyrinogen decarboxylase family protein, with protein sequence MTLSPRERITRVLRRSGTVDRIPWSLDFGASSAFTPGFYRKFVETTGITDPAEHFGFEVRIAHAEAEYPRYHTSSGSFGLRLTSNGITPDFFDPPLPEKATLTPWGVGLIPWPDNPGSEEMVHPLKSAASASELRDYPVPGIDIGSEPLVRKRAALLREQGYLSAAYCGSIYEWCHWLRGMEEFMIDLLTRPEMAQALIETVAAFTHELARAHAAAGVELLCFYDDYGMQSCLQIHPDLWRRFFKPAWQTIVQDLKGRYPDCFFFLHSCGHIQEVVKDLVEVGFDILHPLQPECQNPEKIIRQYGDRMSFWGTISVQHTLPFGTPEEIENEVKSRMDLARVLPSLIVSPANTLGQEIPVENVLAYITACRKWAG encoded by the coding sequence ATGACTTTATCCCCTCGGGAACGGATCACGCGAGTCCTCAGGAGATCCGGAACGGTCGACCGGATCCCCTGGAGCCTCGATTTCGGGGCCAGTTCTGCTTTTACCCCGGGTTTTTACCGCAAATTTGTCGAGACTACCGGCATCACTGACCCCGCCGAACATTTTGGGTTTGAGGTCCGGATTGCACATGCCGAAGCCGAATACCCCCGCTACCACACCTCCTCAGGTAGCTTCGGGTTACGCCTGACCTCCAATGGGATCACCCCCGACTTCTTCGACCCGCCGTTACCGGAGAAGGCGACTCTTACCCCCTGGGGGGTGGGACTAATACCCTGGCCGGACAATCCCGGTTCGGAGGAGATGGTCCATCCTCTCAAAAGCGCCGCTTCGGCCTCCGAACTCCGGGATTACCCCGTACCCGGGATCGACATCGGAAGCGAGCCCCTGGTGCGTAAGCGCGCCGCCCTCCTCCGGGAACAGGGCTACCTCTCGGCGGCTTACTGCGGGAGCATCTACGAGTGGTGCCACTGGCTGCGGGGCATGGAAGAATTCATGATCGATCTGCTCACCCGGCCGGAGATGGCCCAGGCCCTCATCGAAACTGTTGCCGCCTTTACCCATGAGCTCGCCCGGGCGCACGCTGCGGCGGGGGTGGAACTCCTCTGTTTTTACGACGACTATGGGATGCAGAGTTGTCTGCAGATCCATCCCGATCTGTGGCGGCGCTTTTTCAAGCCGGCCTGGCAAACCATCGTTCAGGATTTGAAGGGGAGGTACCCGGACTGCTTCTTTTTTCTTCATTCCTGCGGCCATATTCAAGAGGTGGTCAAAGACTTGGTCGAAGTGGGGTTTGATATCCTCCACCCCCTGCAGCCGGAGTGCCAGAACCCGGAGAAAATCATCAGACAGTACGGCGACCGAATGAGCTTTTGGGGGACGATCAGCGTCCAGCATACCCTTCCCTTCGGAACGCCCGAAGAGATCGAAAACGAAGTGAAATCCCGAATGGATTTGGCCCGGGTGTTGCCCTCCCTCATCGTCTCCCCGGCCAACACCCTGGGCCAGGAAATCCCGGTGGAGAATGTCCTGGCCTATATCACGGCCTGTCGGAAGTGGGCGGGATGA
- the xseB gene encoding exodeoxyribonuclease VII small subunit, translating into MNETPEQLTYSAAMAELEALVKKIEQEEIPVDDLADKVKRAACLINYCKKRLKSTEDEVRTVLDGLSAEDLTVPRESMGENRNGCA; encoded by the coding sequence ATGAATGAAACGCCGGAACAACTGACGTATAGTGCGGCGATGGCGGAGCTGGAAGCTCTGGTGAAGAAGATCGAACAAGAGGAAATACCGGTGGACGATCTGGCCGATAAAGTCAAGCGGGCCGCCTGTCTGATTAATTACTGCAAAAAGCGGCTGAAGAGCACCGAAGACGAGGTGAGAACGGTGCTGGACGGTCTGAGCGCAGAGGACCTAACCGTTCCTAGGGAAAGTATGGGAGAAAACCGGAATGGGTGTGCTTGA